A region of Fibrobacter succinogenes subsp. succinogenes S85 DNA encodes the following proteins:
- a CDS encoding alpha/beta hydrolase yields MNKLKSFVVAASAVLLFTTSANACLAACKEKKRDEAYSKQLSAATLQTIIDNALPLKTVDPELGEPYQVYPIDVKPYDKDFHATLIEYPYGSSPRAVTHEPNPRGIILYVHGYNDYFFQEELAEKSDSAGFAFFAIDLHYNGRSYSEGEPRSDMRSVKEYYAELDAAVALSKKIAAKGSNVKLPFVILGHSQGGLITPNYLNERNSEDFAALVLNSPFLDYKNSWFVRNVAFPVFSDIALLLPDAPAPKQEAPKYNISLLKSEKGEWEFNRELKSDEWPQQYFGYLRATTRGIKWIHAGMQIKAPVLMMRSGCTVNTVKWDDDYMRCDCMLDVNLLEKWAPKLGSDVTTVTIEDGMHDLFLSRKDVRDNAYRTMFEFLDGAILRKQIVVAQNF; encoded by the coding sequence ATGAATAAGTTAAAGTCTTTTGTTGTCGCGGCCTCTGCCGTATTGCTTTTTACAACTTCTGCAAATGCGTGCCTTGCCGCCTGCAAGGAAAAGAAGCGGGATGAAGCTTACAGTAAGCAACTCTCGGCAGCTACGTTGCAGACGATTATTGATAACGCTTTGCCGTTGAAAACGGTGGACCCAGAACTTGGCGAACCTTATCAGGTCTACCCGATTGACGTAAAACCGTATGATAAGGATTTTCATGCAACGTTAATTGAATATCCTTACGGAAGTTCTCCGCGTGCGGTGACGCATGAACCGAATCCGCGCGGAATTATCTTGTATGTGCATGGTTATAATGATTACTTCTTCCAGGAAGAACTTGCGGAAAAATCGGATTCTGCAGGCTTTGCGTTCTTTGCGATAGACTTGCATTACAATGGTCGTTCGTATAGTGAAGGCGAGCCGCGCTCGGATATGCGTAGCGTCAAGGAATACTATGCGGAGTTGGATGCTGCTGTGGCGCTCAGCAAGAAGATTGCTGCGAAGGGCTCGAATGTTAAATTGCCATTTGTCATTCTCGGTCATTCGCAGGGTGGGTTGATCACGCCGAATTACCTGAATGAACGTAATAGCGAAGATTTTGCAGCTCTCGTTTTGAACAGTCCGTTCCTGGATTATAAAAATAGTTGGTTTGTTCGCAATGTGGCTTTCCCTGTGTTCTCGGATATTGCGCTGTTGTTGCCTGATGCACCCGCTCCGAAACAGGAAGCCCCTAAGTACAACATATCTCTTTTGAAAAGTGAAAAGGGCGAGTGGGAATTCAATCGTGAATTGAAAAGCGATGAATGGCCACAACAGTATTTTGGATACCTCCGTGCGACAACTCGCGGCATCAAGTGGATCCATGCGGGAATGCAGATCAAGGCTCCGGTTCTCATGATGCGTAGCGGCTGCACGGTAAATACGGTCAAGTGGGATGACGACTACATGCGTTGCGACTGCATGCTTGATGTGAATCTCCTCGAAAAGTGGGCTCCGAAATTGGGTAGTGATGTCACGACCGTAACGATTGAGGATGGCATGCACGACTTGTTCCTTTCGCGCAAGGATGTCCGCGATAACGCTTATCGCACGATGTTTGAGTTCTTGGATGGCGCCATTTTGCGGAAGCAAATTGTCGTTGCGCAGAACTTTTAA
- a CDS encoding class I SAM-dependent methyltransferase, with protein MSKNIWDIFAPVYEFAMRSQKDIYDFMYGRIGEVARGKDVLELATGPGMIARHIAPLANHVVATDFAPKMIETARKAKNPENVRFEVADATSLRFMDNAFDVVVIANALHIIPEPSKALAEIRRVLKDDGVLIAPNFIFPADGKRNLWQKLLSLVGVRFAHEWTENEYKSFLKGNGWTITENCVIKGRIDLAYVECRK; from the coding sequence ATGAGTAAGAACATTTGGGATATCTTTGCGCCGGTTTATGAATTCGCGATGCGTTCGCAGAAGGATATTTATGATTTTATGTATGGGCGAATTGGCGAGGTCGCGCGGGGCAAGGATGTGCTTGAGCTTGCAACGGGTCCGGGAATGATTGCGCGACATATTGCACCGCTTGCGAATCACGTGGTGGCAACGGATTTTGCTCCGAAGATGATCGAGACGGCTCGCAAGGCGAAGAATCCGGAAAACGTGCGTTTTGAAGTTGCTGATGCGACTTCGTTACGGTTCATGGACAACGCTTTTGATGTGGTCGTGATTGCGAATGCTCTCCACATTATCCCGGAGCCATCAAAGGCGCTTGCGGAAATCCGCCGCGTCTTGAAAGATGACGGCGTGCTGATAGCTCCGAACTTTATATTCCCTGCTGATGGCAAAAGAAACTTGTGGCAAAAGCTTTTGAGTCTTGTCGGTGTCCGCTTTGCGCACGAATGGACGGAAAACGAATACAAGTCTTTTTTGAAAGGAAACGGCTGGACGATAACGGAAAATTGCGTTATTAAGGGGCGGATTGATTTAGCGTATGTGGAATGCAGGAAATAG
- a CDS encoding ABC transporter ATP-binding protein → MYNWIKNRFVLSDEGTKTFIKGVFWTTWHYLSLMLPLSFVFLFLKEFMAKMQNPSAEPHNFWVYIAIAVVIYLVMYFIYALSYDSTYESVYSECKKRRITLAEKLRKLPLAFFGKKDLSDLTSTIMNDVNALEMIFSHAVPEIFAVAAMLVICAVALIIYNPVMAAALLWVAPFAGLLIYLSRKLQFKNFKHTYNAARVITEDIQESLENIQEIKSYCEEESVCKALDDHSKFYEHSQIKGEFMSGVILNGAQIFLKFGLASVLIFGSILLAQDKLSVFDYLVYIVCASTIYSPIYLVLNNMTELFFLDVRLKRFKEMDDMEVQRGSTKFEPADYDIEFKNVDFYYNEEKQVLKKASFTAKQGEITALVGPSGSGKTTAAKLAARFWDIQGGTITLGGQDISRIDPETLLKNFSIVFQDVVLFNTSIRDNIRIGKRDATDEEILRAAKLANCDDFVQKLPQGYDTVIGENGDTLSGGERQRISIARAILKDAPIVLLDEATASLDVENESKIQQSISKLVQNKTVIIIAHRMRTIANADKVVVLQNGQVVETGSPAELKAKGGLFGKMLKLQEVN, encoded by the coding sequence ATGTATAACTGGATTAAAAATCGTTTTGTCCTCTCTGATGAAGGTACAAAAACATTTATCAAAGGCGTATTTTGGACAACGTGGCATTACCTTTCGTTAATGCTCCCGCTTTCGTTCGTATTCCTGTTCCTCAAGGAATTCATGGCGAAAATGCAAAATCCGTCGGCAGAACCGCATAATTTCTGGGTTTACATAGCAATTGCGGTCGTCATTTACCTTGTCATGTACTTCATCTATGCGCTCTCTTACGACAGCACATACGAATCCGTCTATTCGGAATGTAAAAAACGTCGCATCACGCTTGCCGAAAAGTTGCGCAAGCTCCCGCTCGCCTTCTTTGGCAAAAAAGACCTTTCCGACTTGACATCGACTATCATGAACGACGTAAACGCTCTTGAAATGATTTTCTCGCACGCCGTTCCTGAAATTTTCGCAGTCGCCGCGATGCTCGTTATCTGCGCAGTCGCACTCATCATTTACAATCCGGTGATGGCTGCTGCACTTTTGTGGGTAGCACCATTTGCAGGCTTGCTCATTTACTTGTCCCGCAAATTACAGTTCAAAAACTTCAAGCATACCTACAATGCGGCCCGCGTCATTACCGAAGACATTCAGGAAAGCCTTGAAAACATTCAAGAAATCAAGTCCTACTGCGAAGAAGAAAGCGTCTGCAAAGCATTGGATGATCACTCCAAATTCTATGAACATTCCCAGATTAAAGGCGAATTCATGTCAGGAGTCATCCTGAACGGTGCACAAATTTTCCTGAAATTTGGCCTTGCTTCCGTTCTCATTTTCGGTTCTATCCTCCTTGCACAAGACAAATTAAGCGTATTTGATTACCTCGTGTACATCGTCTGCGCATCGACGATTTACAGCCCCATTTATCTCGTTCTAAACAACATGACGGAACTATTCTTCTTGGATGTTCGTCTCAAGCGATTCAAGGAAATGGACGATATGGAAGTCCAGCGCGGTTCCACAAAGTTTGAGCCCGCTGATTACGACATTGAATTCAAAAACGTCGATTTCTACTACAACGAAGAAAAACAAGTTTTGAAGAAGGCTTCGTTCACCGCCAAGCAAGGCGAAATCACCGCACTCGTTGGCCCGTCTGGCAGCGGAAAGACAACAGCCGCAAAGCTCGCCGCTCGCTTCTGGGACATTCAAGGCGGCACCATCACGCTCGGCGGCCAGGACATTTCGAGAATTGACCCCGAAACGCTCCTCAAAAACTTCTCCATCGTCTTCCAAGACGTCGTGCTGTTCAACACTTCCATCCGCGACAACATTCGCATCGGTAAGCGCGACGCCACCGACGAAGAAATCCTGCGAGCCGCAAAACTTGCAAACTGCGATGACTTTGTCCAAAAGCTCCCGCAAGGTTACGACACAGTCATCGGTGAAAACGGCGATACACTCTCCGGCGGCGAACGCCAGCGAATCTCCATCGCCCGCGCCATCCTCAAGGACGCCCCCATCGTGCTCCTCGACGAAGCCACCGCAAGCCTCGACGTCGAAAACGAATCCAAGATTCAGCAGAGCATTTCGAAACTCGTGCAGAACAAGACCGTCATCATCATCGCCCACCGCATGCGCACCATCGCCAATGCAGACAAGGTTGTGGTCCTGCAAAACGGTCAAGTTGTCGAAACCGGCTCCCCCGCAGAACTCAAAGCGAAAGGCGGCCTCTTCGGCAAAATGCTCAAGCTCCAAGAAGTGAACTAG
- a CDS encoding ABC transporter ATP-binding protein, whose amino-acid sequence MSVFKRLTPYMQSRKILYPFALLFSSLSSIAGIAPFIYVWLIVRELFADTGNISYDMVKHYALMAVIFSVISIVLYFSALICSHLVAFRIEGNIRRITMKKLLKLPLGFFDKNPTGRIRKIIDDNAAVTHTFMAHELPDLAGTIVVPIASLVLLFIFDWRLGIASLVPIAYAIITLGSKMNKSKDFMQKYMKSLEDMNTEAVEYVRGIPVVKVFQQTIFSFKNFYKTIDDYHQMVTAYSSSWKFIMCSYTTLINGVALILVPTTFLIATSSGNIAATIVDLMLYVLVTPVFSQCVMRSMYLSQAVNQAKLAIGSIESLTDYPELATPTNPQEVKHFDIEFKNVKFTYPGTENEVLHDISFKIKEGETVALVGTSGGGKSTIAKLVPRFFDANDGEILVGGAPIKEIPQEVLMKNTSFVFQNTRLFKKSILENVRYGTPEASIESVNKALDLAQCREIIDRLPEGINTVIGSKGTYLSGGEQQRIVLARAILKNAPIVVLDEATAFADPENESLIQQALQTLSKGKTVLMIAHRLTSIVNADQILVVQGGRIMERGTHKELVEKGGVFAKMWQDYQQSVSWTIGGKNV is encoded by the coding sequence ATGAGTGTTTTCAAAAGACTAACACCTTATATGCAATCGCGAAAAATTTTATATCCGTTTGCACTTTTATTTTCATCATTGAGTTCCATCGCAGGGATCGCTCCCTTTATATATGTATGGCTCATCGTCCGTGAATTATTCGCTGACACAGGTAATATTTCATACGACATGGTCAAGCATTACGCATTGATGGCCGTCATTTTCTCCGTCATAAGCATCGTGCTCTATTTTTCAGCGCTCATCTGTTCGCACTTAGTCGCCTTCCGCATCGAAGGCAACATCCGCAGAATCACCATGAAAAAATTGCTCAAGCTCCCGCTTGGCTTTTTCGACAAGAATCCCACCGGACGCATCCGCAAAATCATTGACGACAACGCAGCCGTCACACATACATTCATGGCGCACGAACTCCCGGATTTAGCAGGGACCATCGTCGTTCCCATCGCCTCGCTCGTATTGTTGTTCATTTTCGATTGGCGTCTTGGCATCGCCTCCCTCGTCCCAATTGCCTACGCCATCATCACGCTCGGCTCCAAGATGAACAAGAGCAAGGACTTTATGCAAAAATACATGAAGTCGCTCGAAGATATGAACACCGAAGCCGTCGAATATGTGCGCGGCATTCCCGTTGTTAAAGTTTTCCAACAAACTATTTTCTCGTTCAAGAATTTTTATAAGACAATTGATGATTACCATCAGATGGTCACTGCATATTCCAGCAGCTGGAAGTTCATCATGTGTTCTTACACGACGCTCATCAACGGAGTCGCCCTCATCCTCGTCCCCACAACATTCCTCATCGCAACGAGTTCCGGCAACATCGCCGCAACAATCGTCGATTTGATGCTCTATGTTCTCGTAACCCCAGTATTTTCGCAGTGCGTCATGCGCAGCATGTACTTGAGCCAGGCCGTAAACCAGGCAAAACTTGCCATCGGCAGCATCGAATCGTTGACAGATTACCCGGAACTTGCTACACCGACAAACCCGCAAGAAGTCAAGCATTTCGATATTGAATTCAAGAATGTCAAGTTCACCTACCCCGGCACAGAAAATGAAGTCCTTCATGACATTTCATTCAAAATAAAGGAAGGCGAAACAGTCGCACTCGTTGGTACATCTGGCGGCGGCAAGAGCACCATCGCAAAGCTCGTCCCGAGATTCTTCGACGCCAACGATGGTGAAATTTTAGTCGGCGGCGCGCCCATCAAGGAAATACCCCAAGAAGTCCTCATGAAAAACACATCATTCGTTTTCCAGAATACTCGACTCTTCAAGAAGAGTATTTTGGAAAACGTCCGTTACGGAACTCCTGAGGCATCCATTGAAAGCGTCAACAAGGCGCTTGATCTCGCCCAATGCCGCGAAATCATTGACCGCCTGCCCGAAGGCATCAACACCGTCATCGGTAGCAAGGGTACATACCTCTCCGGTGGCGAACAGCAGCGAATCGTCCTTGCCCGCGCCATTCTCAAGAACGCGCCGATCGTCGTTCTTGACGAAGCGACCGCATTTGCAGACCCCGAAAACGAAAGCCTTATCCAGCAAGCACTGCAAACGCTTTCGAAGGGCAAAACAGTCTTGATGATTGCACACAGACTCACAAGCATCGTTAACGCCGACCAGATTCTCGTCGTACAAGGCGGCCGCATCATGGAACGCGGCACGCACAAGGAACTCGTTGAAAAGGGCGGCGTATTCGCCAAGATGTGGCAAGATTATCAGCAGTCCGTCAGCTGGACTATCGGAGGCAAGAATGTATAA
- a CDS encoding TonB-dependent receptor, whose product MNIRKFATVFAAFAAFAVISAYAQDDEVTSFEDFDEPVAESNATDASNGGTSEVNAAGGSASSEDVTKLDLLSVETESEAEQAAIAKQVETVSTIDAAELQNTSKSVSKAINSASGVKVRKSGGMGSEGKINIRGMEGKNIKVLVNGVPVETQGNLGLDDIPIDQIADIEVYKGYIPARFATDGAGGAINIVTKKRPTNSVDASYSFSSFNTHKASVAASHLIDSIAGAASLEIGVSGYFNHSDNDYEFTSPYMKSSTGADTSVVRDHDHYTSYNVQAFANLMNAWFDQISLGAGFGAFDKQIQGIENRIKEAASEGYNFGVSFGLDKKNFFAKNLNFGDNFSFGYAENKIIDTSRVHCRNWFSCDTAQKNVGELVSMGLPRLRTVQVYDFNNLLNFDYQFIKDQKIYWNTLIKYHKENPEDDYGAKMAQFNTAGLPGEVFSITTGLSLEKNFFDSRLQNLLGFKFHYMKAEISNMPTSLLIEPAVESNDYHDFSYDESLMFKVVKPLSVKASYQHAVRLPTPEELFGDGIRVSAATSLKPEQADNFNFGISVDLQELPLVTRLRFDGDVFYSYYKDRIHYMSSAQMSTPYFNMNPIRAWGYEGDVKLDVNEWVLLGTNWTFQDLRNMKYTAKQGVPKKAIVPNIPRFFMNYLAEFHIGDLFSKEDFLKVWWSANYTDEYFYGWKISSRQSRKIKASFTQDVGVEYSIWDNKLGWSFEVDNITDSESFDKFGESKPGRSFATKIRYSFK is encoded by the coding sequence ATGAATATTCGTAAGTTTGCTACTGTTTTTGCCGCTTTTGCGGCATTTGCCGTTATTTCTGCTTATGCGCAGGATGACGAAGTTACTTCGTTCGAAGATTTTGATGAACCCGTCGCGGAAAGCAATGCGACTGATGCTTCCAATGGTGGCACTTCTGAAGTAAATGCTGCGGGCGGTTCCGCAAGTTCCGAAGATGTCACAAAGCTGGACTTGCTTTCGGTTGAAACGGAATCTGAAGCGGAGCAGGCTGCTATTGCAAAACAGGTTGAAACGGTTTCAACGATTGATGCCGCTGAATTGCAAAATACGAGCAAGAGCGTTTCTAAGGCGATTAATTCTGCGTCTGGCGTGAAAGTGCGCAAGTCTGGCGGAATGGGTAGCGAAGGCAAAATCAATATCCGCGGCATGGAAGGCAAGAACATCAAGGTGCTTGTCAACGGCGTTCCTGTCGAAACGCAGGGAAATTTGGGACTTGACGATATTCCTATCGACCAGATTGCAGATATCGAAGTTTATAAGGGCTATATCCCGGCGCGTTTTGCTACAGACGGTGCGGGCGGTGCTATTAACATTGTGACTAAAAAACGCCCGACAAATTCCGTGGATGCTTCTTATAGTTTTTCGAGTTTCAACACGCATAAAGCTTCCGTTGCCGCAAGCCATTTGATTGATAGTATTGCAGGGGCGGCAAGCCTTGAAATTGGCGTGTCGGGTTACTTTAACCATTCCGACAACGATTATGAGTTTACTTCGCCGTACATGAAAAGCTCTACAGGTGCGGATACGAGCGTTGTTCGCGATCACGACCATTATACCTCTTACAATGTGCAGGCTTTTGCAAATTTGATGAACGCCTGGTTTGACCAAATTTCGTTGGGTGCAGGCTTTGGCGCATTTGACAAGCAGATTCAGGGCATTGAAAATCGCATTAAGGAAGCTGCTTCTGAAGGCTATAATTTTGGCGTTTCGTTCGGACTGGACAAGAAGAATTTCTTTGCGAAAAACTTGAATTTCGGTGATAATTTTTCGTTTGGTTATGCCGAAAATAAAATCATCGATACGAGCCGAGTCCATTGTCGTAACTGGTTTAGCTGCGATACGGCGCAAAAGAATGTGGGCGAACTCGTGTCTATGGGGCTTCCGAGATTGCGCACGGTACAAGTGTATGATTTCAATAACTTGCTGAATTTTGATTACCAGTTTATTAAGGATCAAAAGATTTATTGGAATACACTCATCAAGTACCACAAGGAAAATCCTGAAGACGATTACGGTGCTAAAATGGCCCAGTTTAACACGGCGGGGCTTCCGGGAGAAGTTTTCTCGATAACGACGGGACTTTCTCTTGAAAAAAATTTCTTTGATTCGCGTCTCCAGAATCTTCTCGGTTTCAAGTTCCATTACATGAAGGCTGAAATTTCGAATATGCCGACGAGCCTTCTGATTGAACCTGCGGTGGAATCGAACGACTACCATGATTTTAGTTATGATGAAAGCTTGATGTTCAAGGTCGTAAAGCCGCTTTCTGTGAAGGCTTCGTATCAGCATGCTGTGCGCTTGCCGACTCCTGAAGAACTCTTTGGCGATGGCATTCGCGTGAGCGCGGCGACAAGCCTCAAGCCCGAACAGGCTGATAATTTCAATTTTGGAATTTCTGTAGACTTGCAGGAATTGCCGCTTGTGACAAGGCTCCGCTTTGATGGCGATGTGTTTTATTCGTACTACAAAGATAGAATCCATTACATGAGTTCGGCACAGATGTCTACGCCTTACTTTAACATGAATCCGATTCGTGCCTGGGGCTACGAAGGCGACGTAAAGTTGGATGTCAATGAATGGGTTTTGCTCGGGACGAACTGGACTTTCCAGGACTTGCGTAACATGAAATATACGGCAAAACAGGGCGTTCCCAAGAAGGCTATTGTGCCTAACATTCCGCGATTCTTTATGAACTATCTTGCGGAATTCCATATTGGCGATTTGTTTAGCAAAGAAGACTTCTTGAAAGTCTGGTGGTCTGCAAATTATACGGATGAATATTTCTACGGCTGGAAGATTAGCTCCCGCCAGAGCCGTAAAATTAAAGCTTCGTTCACGCAGGATGTGGGCGTAGAATATTCCATTTGGGATAATAAACTGGGCTGGAGCTTTGAAGTTGATAACATCACGGATAGCGAATCGTTCGATAAGTTTGGTGAAAGTAAACCGGGTAGAAGTTTTGCAACAAAGATTCGCTACAGTTTTAAATAG
- a CDS encoding FeoA family protein yields MCLSELQENQKGLIQKINGDSRFISRVVSMGLPPSSPFLVLQNDGRSPVLVYSHDTMIAINRKECMQIDVEMA; encoded by the coding sequence ATGTGTTTGTCTGAATTGCAGGAAAATCAAAAGGGTTTGATTCAAAAGATTAACGGGGATTCCCGCTTTATTTCTCGCGTGGTTTCGATGGGACTTCCGCCGAGCAGTCCGTTCTTGGTACTGCAAAATGATGGTCGCTCTCCGGTTCTTGTGTATTCGCACGATACGATGATTGCGATTAACCGCAAAGAATGCATGCAGATTGACGTGGAGATGGCATGA